The following proteins are encoded in a genomic region of Protaetiibacter sp. SSC-01:
- the glmU gene encoding bifunctional UDP-N-acetylglucosamine diphosphorylase/glucosamine-1-phosphate N-acetyltransferase GlmU translates to MTDPRLAVVVLAAGEGTRMRSRRAKVLHPIAGLPMIAHVLQTARHLEPAYVEVVVRHQRDDVAAAVREYLDDAIVVDQDDVPGTGRAVELAVEALPADFDGDVVVVSGDVPLLDAVTLGALLEQHRAAAASATILSAVLDDATGYGRIVRDADGSVTAIVEHKDADETVLAITEINSGSYVFAASALRELLPQVGSANAQGEKYLTDVVALLRQTSAPVAAVPVTENWRVAGVNDRSQLAEQAARLNAMIVRGHQLNGVTIHDPATTWIDLTVSIGQDAEIWPNTRLAGATTIERDASIGPDTTLVDCEIGEGAVVKRTDATLAVVKAYAEVGPFAYLRPGTELAGGGKIGTFVETKNAKIGRGSKVPHLSYIGDTEVGEGSNIGAGTITANYDGVDKHRTTVGSHVRTGSHNVFVAPVTIGDGAYSGAGTVIRKDVPPGALAVNVAPQRNIDRWVAANRPGTAAADAAAAAPSNTSE, encoded by the coding sequence ATGACCGACCCCCGCCTCGCCGTCGTCGTCCTCGCAGCAGGGGAGGGCACGCGGATGCGCTCGCGCCGTGCCAAGGTGCTGCACCCGATCGCGGGGCTGCCGATGATCGCACACGTGCTGCAGACCGCGCGCCACCTCGAGCCCGCCTACGTCGAGGTCGTCGTGCGCCACCAGCGCGACGACGTCGCCGCCGCCGTGCGCGAGTACCTCGACGACGCGATCGTCGTCGACCAGGACGACGTGCCCGGCACGGGCCGCGCGGTCGAGCTCGCCGTCGAGGCGCTCCCCGCCGACTTCGACGGCGACGTCGTCGTCGTCTCCGGCGACGTGCCGCTGCTCGACGCCGTCACCCTCGGGGCGCTCCTCGAGCAGCACCGCGCGGCAGCGGCATCCGCCACCATCCTCTCCGCCGTGCTCGACGACGCGACCGGATACGGCCGCATCGTGCGCGACGCCGACGGCTCGGTCACCGCGATCGTCGAGCACAAGGATGCCGACGAGACCGTGCTCGCGATCACCGAGATCAACTCGGGCAGCTACGTCTTCGCCGCCTCCGCACTGCGGGAGCTGCTGCCGCAGGTCGGCAGCGCCAACGCGCAGGGCGAGAAGTACCTGACGGATGTCGTGGCGCTCCTGCGGCAGACCTCGGCCCCCGTCGCGGCCGTGCCCGTGACCGAGAACTGGCGCGTCGCGGGCGTCAACGACCGTTCGCAGCTCGCCGAGCAGGCCGCGCGCCTCAACGCCATGATCGTGCGCGGACACCAGCTCAACGGTGTGACCATCCACGACCCCGCGACCACCTGGATCGACCTCACCGTCTCCATCGGACAGGACGCCGAGATCTGGCCCAACACGCGACTCGCGGGCGCCACGACGATCGAGCGCGACGCATCCATCGGTCCCGACACGACGCTCGTCGACTGCGAGATCGGCGAGGGCGCGGTCGTGAAGCGCACGGATGCGACGCTCGCGGTCGTGAAGGCGTACGCCGAGGTCGGACCGTTCGCCTACCTGCGCCCCGGCACCGAGCTCGCGGGCGGCGGCAAGATCGGCACCTTCGTCGAGACGAAGAACGCCAAGATCGGCCGCGGCTCGAAGGTGCCGCACCTCTCTTACATCGGCGACACCGAGGTGGGGGAGGGGTCGAACATCGGCGCCGGCACCATCACCGCCAACTACGACGGCGTCGACAAGCACCGCACGACCGTCGGGTCGCACGTGCGCACCGGATCGCACAACGTCTTCGTGGCGCCCGTCACGATCGGCGACGGCGCGTACTCGGGGGCCGGCACCGTCATCCGCAAGGACGTGCCCCCGGGCGCCCTCGCCGTCAACGTCGCCCCGCAGCGCAACATCGACCGCTGGGTGGCCGCCAACCGGCCCGGCACCGCCGCGGCGGATGCCGCTGCCGCGGCGCCGAGTAACACGTCTGAGTAA
- a CDS encoding serine/threonine-protein kinase → MRRPTSTPPELPGYSYVRLLGSGGFSDVFLYDQQLPRRRVAVKVLLLDELTPANRAAFAAEANLMAQLSAHPYIVTIYHADVASDDRPYFVMEYCSGPSLAERYKQAPLQVADALRTGVRLSSAVHTAHLAGILHRDIKPANVLANDYGWPALTDFGISSAVDDALPAHTTTLAGALSDTGTGGTSGQVGLSVPWSPPEMFEDDPDPDVRSDVFSLAATIWTVLAGQTPFEVKGRSNGTLDLIGRIERGAITPMDRTDVPRSLIAVLQKGMATEREDRFASALDFGRALQRVEMELGYARTELEVPNLHLETPERPADTGGADETRVRQVATIEAQPVAPAPAAPPASADETRVRGATTIDAQPRPAAPGAVPSAATIPPAPSAASAPTAHEAAPTETVIRPRGPVAAPAEPTPAPDAAAEPRSRRGLVTGIVLGVVAVVVAAAVVIGIVLSGGAPDAAPTPKPSSGGGGGEAIVPTTIPVPVLAGAPTLEGATVTFTVENPDPEDDDQFMWQLSNRPDLPQRHTSADGVIAVDGYAAGSPLCIDVMVLRKGKTSDVLIACYPPVG, encoded by the coding sequence ATGCGCCGACCCACCTCGACGCCCCCCGAGCTGCCCGGCTACAGCTATGTGCGCCTGCTCGGCTCGGGCGGCTTCTCCGACGTCTTCCTCTACGACCAGCAGCTGCCGCGTCGCCGCGTCGCCGTGAAGGTGCTGCTGCTCGACGAGCTCACGCCCGCCAACCGCGCGGCCTTCGCGGCCGAGGCGAACCTCATGGCGCAGCTGTCGGCGCACCCCTACATCGTCACGATCTACCACGCCGACGTCGCATCCGACGATCGCCCGTACTTCGTCATGGAGTACTGCTCGGGCCCGAGCCTCGCCGAGCGCTACAAGCAGGCGCCCCTGCAGGTCGCGGATGCGCTGCGCACGGGCGTGCGCCTCTCGAGCGCCGTGCACACGGCCCACCTCGCCGGCATCCTGCACCGCGACATCAAGCCCGCCAACGTGCTCGCGAACGACTACGGCTGGCCGGCGCTCACCGACTTCGGCATCTCGTCGGCCGTCGACGACGCCCTCCCCGCGCACACGACGACGCTCGCGGGCGCGCTGAGCGACACGGGCACGGGCGGAACGAGCGGCCAGGTGGGCCTCTCGGTGCCGTGGTCGCCGCCCGAGATGTTCGAGGACGACCCCGACCCGGATGTGCGCAGCGACGTGTTCTCGCTCGCCGCGACCATCTGGACGGTGCTCGCGGGCCAGACGCCCTTCGAGGTGAAGGGCCGCTCGAACGGCACGCTCGACCTCATCGGCCGCATCGAGCGCGGCGCGATCACGCCCATGGACCGCACGGACGTGCCGCGTTCGCTCATCGCGGTGCTGCAGAAGGGCATGGCGACCGAGCGCGAGGACCGCTTCGCGAGCGCCCTCGACTTCGGCCGCGCCCTGCAGCGCGTCGAGATGGAGCTCGGCTACGCGCGCACGGAGCTCGAGGTGCCGAACCTGCACCTCGAGACCCCCGAGCGCCCCGCCGACACGGGCGGCGCCGACGAGACGCGGGTGCGCCAGGTGGCGACGATCGAGGCGCAGCCGGTCGCTCCCGCGCCGGCAGCGCCCCCCGCATCCGCCGACGAGACCCGCGTGCGCGGCGCGACGACGATCGACGCCCAGCCGCGTCCGGCCGCGCCGGGGGCGGTGCCGTCAGCCGCGACGATCCCGCCCGCGCCCTCGGCCGCATCCGCTCCCACCGCGCACGAGGCGGCGCCCACCGAGACCGTCATCCGCCCGCGCGGCCCTGTCGCGGCCCCGGCCGAACCGACCCCGGCGCCCGATGCCGCGGCCGAGCCCCGCTCGCGCCGCGGCCTCGTGACGGGCATCGTGCTCGGCGTCGTCGCGGTCGTCGTCGCGGCGGCCGTCGTCATCGGAATCGTCCTGTCGGGGGGAGCGCCCGATGCCGCACCCACCCCGAAGCCCAGCTCCGGCGGGGGAGGCGGCGAGGCGATCGTGCCGACGACGATCCCCGTGCCGGTGCTCGCGGGCGCGCCGACGCTCGAGGGGGCGACCGTGACGTTCACGGTCGAGAACCCCGACCCGGAGGACGACGACCAGTTCATGTGGCAGCTGAGCAACCGGCCCGACCTGCCGCAGCGCCACACGAGCGCCGACGGCGTCATCGCCGTCGACGGCTACGCGGCGGGCTCGCCCCTGTGCATCGACGTCATGGTGCTGCGCAAGGGCAAGACCTCCGACGTCCTGATCGCCTGCTACCCCCCGGTGGGATGA
- a CDS encoding FHA domain-containing protein, which produces MTDSTPGYQPEEPVLRPPWLQGGDLEQGLIDTRTKIVGRGMPPRDPSEPVFFPGGPPRHVTGWVLLLADGDRVAVDGPLVIGRKPFDVEGFPGAKLVAVVDREKTVSKNHAILLPYDGGLFVLDLNSTNGVAVVANRRRSAVTSTEFTPVPDGAVIELGSYLLGVDHVPAAEQPAS; this is translated from the coding sequence GTGACCGACAGCACACCCGGATACCAGCCCGAGGAACCCGTGCTGCGGCCGCCGTGGTTGCAGGGGGGCGACCTCGAGCAGGGGCTCATCGACACCCGCACCAAGATCGTCGGCCGCGGCATGCCGCCACGCGACCCCTCGGAGCCCGTCTTCTTCCCCGGCGGACCGCCGCGGCACGTCACCGGCTGGGTGCTGCTGCTCGCCGACGGCGACCGCGTCGCCGTCGACGGTCCCCTCGTCATCGGCCGCAAGCCGTTCGATGTCGAGGGCTTCCCGGGCGCGAAGCTCGTCGCCGTCGTCGATCGCGAGAAGACCGTGTCGAAGAACCACGCCATCCTGCTGCCGTACGACGGCGGGCTCTTCGTGCTCGACCTCAACTCCACCAACGGCGTCGCCGTCGTCGCCAACCGCCGCCGCAGCGCCGTCACCTCGACCGAGTTCACCCCGGTGCCCGATGGCGCCGTCATCGAGCTGGGCTCGTACCTGCTCGGCGTCGACCACGTGCCGGCAGCCGAGCAGCCGGCATCCTGA
- a CDS encoding FHA domain-containing protein: MTHRYTAAADGWLAFITPSRQLFVGAELEPAVIDRLWARIRDERGPAGLLETLTANGLFATPPFAFVEAGDGGVSVIVRGDATVRSGAEQVSGAGATTWIERRMPGGSVGVALAGRGGSELPIEAGVVRASAFATGSGALPVAPAANPAVASAPPETAAASIAPTDATEAPAPGDLAGAAPTATPTPDEFMPPPATGAAPTPPVFVPQVSELTVTSLPDEPHAEEGAPETEPAASAEPAASAGDAAAGDGYDYLFGDTMYRSVEDAAVRPAEPEEGAESDADAAAESDAAAEPEGDHDGSTVLASSITRTGRQRRPRGAAAAAPAAPSVVVVLPGGTREPLDEALVLGRSPSVSGVPAGQLPRLVTLTGGDQDISRSHLRIALEGGTVVVTDLHSRNGTTIVMPSGESQKLRGGEPTPVIVGTRIDLGGGIELALEEV; this comes from the coding sequence GTGACGCATCGCTACACCGCAGCAGCCGACGGCTGGCTCGCATTCATCACCCCGTCCCGGCAGCTGTTCGTGGGCGCCGAGCTGGAGCCGGCGGTGATCGACCGGCTGTGGGCGCGCATCCGCGACGAGCGTGGGCCCGCCGGCCTGCTCGAGACCCTCACCGCGAACGGCCTCTTCGCGACGCCGCCGTTCGCGTTCGTCGAGGCGGGCGACGGCGGCGTGAGCGTCATCGTGCGCGGCGACGCGACCGTGCGCTCGGGCGCCGAGCAGGTGTCGGGTGCGGGCGCCACGACGTGGATCGAACGACGGATGCCGGGGGGCTCCGTCGGGGTCGCCCTCGCCGGGCGCGGTGGCAGCGAGCTGCCCATCGAGGCGGGGGTCGTGCGCGCGTCGGCGTTCGCGACGGGGTCCGGTGCTCTGCCGGTCGCGCCCGCGGCGAACCCCGCCGTCGCATCCGCCCCGCCGGAGACAGCCGCCGCATCCATCGCGCCGACCGACGCGACCGAGGCACCGGCGCCCGGGGACCTCGCGGGCGCAGCGCCGACCGCGACCCCGACCCCCGACGAGTTCATGCCGCCGCCCGCGACGGGCGCCGCGCCGACGCCGCCCGTGTTCGTGCCGCAGGTCTCGGAGCTCACCGTCACGAGCCTCCCCGACGAGCCGCACGCCGAGGAGGGCGCTCCCGAGACCGAGCCCGCCGCATCCGCCGAGCCCGCCGCATCCGCCGGCGACGCAGCCGCGGGCGACGGCTACGACTACCTGTTCGGCGACACGATGTACCGCTCGGTCGAGGACGCCGCCGTGCGCCCGGCCGAGCCCGAGGAGGGCGCCGAGTCCGACGCCGACGCAGCCGCGGAATCCGACGCCGCCGCCGAGCCCGAGGGCGACCACGACGGCAGCACCGTGCTCGCGTCGTCGATCACGCGCACGGGCCGCCAGCGTCGGCCGCGCGGCGCCGCCGCCGCCGCACCCGCGGCCCCGTCGGTCGTCGTCGTGCTGCCCGGCGGCACCCGCGAGCCCCTCGACGAGGCCCTCGTGCTCGGCCGCTCGCCGAGCGTCTCGGGTGTGCCCGCGGGCCAGCTGCCGCGCCTCGTGACGCTCACGGGCGGCGACCAGGACATCTCGCGCTCGCACCTGCGCATCGCGCTCGAGGGCGGCACCGTCGTGGTCACCGATCTGCACTCGCGCAACGGCACGACGATCGTCATGCCGAGCGGCGAGAGCCAGAAGCTGCGCGGCGGCGAGCCGACCCCCGTCATCGTCGGAACGCGCATCGACCTCGGTGGCGGCATCGAGCTCGCGCTCGAGGAGGTCTGA
- a CDS encoding PP2C family serine/threonine-protein phosphatase, which yields MDTREDLAIGDVVVQLRYEGASDVGAVRSANEDSFLAAPPFWIVADGMGGHAHGDLASRSAVEVFDRLTGDGPVGARAVLAAVKAANAAVVDLRTDSISGTTLTGVAIVDVDGAGPHWMAFNVGDSRTYSWDGRRLEQQSIDHSAVQELIAAGVIAPEEAAGHPQRNVVTRALGAEVEVDPDIWLLPLRGRQTFLLCSDGLTKELSDEEIARIIVFHDQQSSREPDGPNLAERLVGAAVAAGGRDNVTVVIVESSVEEAASDPEETVDRDRRLEDTLPRA from the coding sequence GTGGACACTCGCGAGGATCTCGCGATCGGCGACGTCGTCGTGCAGCTCCGCTACGAGGGCGCGAGCGACGTCGGCGCGGTGCGCTCCGCCAACGAGGACAGCTTCCTCGCCGCCCCTCCGTTCTGGATCGTCGCCGACGGCATGGGCGGGCACGCCCATGGCGATCTCGCGAGCCGCTCCGCGGTCGAGGTGTTCGACCGGCTCACCGGCGACGGCCCCGTCGGGGCGCGCGCCGTACTCGCCGCCGTGAAGGCCGCCAACGCGGCCGTCGTCGACCTGCGCACCGACTCCATCTCGGGCACGACGCTCACGGGCGTCGCGATCGTCGACGTCGACGGCGCGGGCCCCCACTGGATGGCGTTCAACGTGGGCGACTCCCGCACCTACAGCTGGGACGGCCGCCGCCTCGAGCAGCAGAGCATCGACCACTCGGCCGTGCAGGAGCTCATCGCGGCGGGGGTCATCGCCCCCGAGGAGGCGGCCGGCCACCCGCAGCGCAACGTCGTCACGCGGGCGCTCGGTGCGGAGGTCGAGGTCGACCCCGACATCTGGCTGCTTCCCCTGCGCGGACGCCAGACGTTCCTGCTCTGCAGCGACGGGCTCACGAAGGAGCTCAGCGACGAGGAGATCGCGCGCATCATCGTCTTCCACGACCAGCAGTCGAGCCGCGAGCCCGACGGCCCGAACCTCGCCGAGCGTCTCGTCGGGGCGGCCGTCGCCGCGGGGGGTCGCGACAACGTGACCGTCGTGATCGTCGAGTCGTCGGTCGAGGAAGCTGCATCCGACCCGGAGGAGACGGTCGACCGCGACCGTCGCCTCGAGGACACACTCCCGAGGGCTTGA
- a CDS encoding TerC family protein: MELALPLWFEIGTYAFLALILAFDLILAFKRPHVPSTRESALWIGFYVTLALLFAGAMLLIGDAEHAGQFVAGWLTEYSLSIDNLFVFLLIMARFSVPRQYQQELLMVGIILALVFRGIFILLGAALIENFSWVFYIFGAFLIFTAIQQARTGHDDEVEAENKILGWLRRRVAVTDEFHGSKMRVVIDGRKTFTPVLLVLIALGTTDLVFALDSIPAIFGITQSAFIVFTANVFALMGLRQLYFLLGDLVEKLEYLKYGIAFILLFIGVKLVFHAMHENELPFINGGHPIEWAPDINTWTSLGVIVASMTVAVVASLIRMRRVALAEKSDSTGERP, encoded by the coding sequence TTGGAACTCGCCCTCCCGCTCTGGTTCGAGATCGGCACCTACGCCTTCCTCGCCCTCATCCTCGCGTTCGACCTCATCCTCGCGTTCAAGCGCCCCCACGTGCCGTCGACGCGTGAGTCGGCGCTCTGGATCGGCTTCTACGTCACCCTCGCCCTGCTCTTCGCGGGCGCCATGCTGCTCATCGGCGACGCCGAGCACGCGGGCCAGTTCGTCGCCGGATGGCTCACCGAGTACAGCCTGTCGATCGACAACCTGTTCGTGTTCCTGCTGATCATGGCCCGCTTCTCCGTGCCGCGTCAGTACCAGCAGGAGCTGCTCATGGTCGGCATCATCCTCGCCCTCGTGTTCCGCGGCATCTTCATCCTGCTGGGCGCCGCGCTCATCGAGAACTTCAGCTGGGTGTTCTACATCTTCGGCGCGTTCCTCATCTTCACGGCCATCCAGCAGGCCCGCACCGGCCACGACGACGAGGTCGAGGCCGAGAACAAGATCCTCGGCTGGCTGCGCCGCCGCGTCGCCGTCACCGACGAGTTCCACGGCTCGAAGATGCGCGTCGTGATCGACGGCCGCAAGACGTTCACCCCCGTGCTGCTCGTGCTCATCGCCCTCGGCACGACCGACCTCGTGTTCGCGCTCGACTCGATTCCCGCCATCTTCGGCATCACCCAGAGCGCCTTCATCGTGTTCACCGCCAACGTGTTCGCGCTCATGGGCCTCCGCCAGCTGTACTTCCTGCTCGGCGACCTCGTCGAGAAGCTTGAGTACCTCAAGTACGGCATCGCGTTCATCCTGCTGTTCATCGGCGTGAAGCTCGTATTCCACGCGATGCACGAGAACGAGCTGCCGTTCATCAACGGCGGACACCCCATCGAGTGGGCGCCGGATATCAACACGTGGACCTCGCTCGGCGTCATCGTCGCCTCCATGACGGTCGCCGTCGTCGCGAGCCTCATCCGGATGCGCCGGGTCGCCCTGGCAGAGAAGTCGGACTCCACCGGCGAGCGCCCTTGA